A genome region from Blautia coccoides includes the following:
- a CDS encoding sensor histidine kinase: protein MKTNIMTGICVFVILCLLAALLIVLAAGRAREKKLLRRLQEMLEDASAGTFLEGKLEDTKISELESAMWRFLNDSRLSSVQQAEQKQRIQSLISDISHQTVTPIANIKIYAELLKEQQEKWKAGDCSVKEDIAEEIDAVIDQVDKLDFLIGSLVKLSRLENGILELEPHNCCIREVLTAIRRQFTKKAQQKGVTLIVEDSVEEAVFDLKWTTEAVGNIVDNALKYTPEGGTVWLRVILYSLFLRLDVTDTGIGIPEQEQASVFTRFYRSRTVSGQPGVGIGLYFAREVVRREKGYIKLASEPEKGSTFSIFLYRG from the coding sequence ATGAAAACAAATATTATGACAGGAATCTGTGTGTTCGTGATCCTCTGTCTTCTGGCAGCGCTTCTCATAGTTCTTGCAGCGGGCAGGGCACGGGAGAAAAAATTGCTGAGGCGTCTTCAGGAGATGCTGGAGGATGCCTCTGCGGGCACTTTTTTAGAGGGAAAGCTTGAGGATACCAAAATCTCAGAGCTGGAGAGCGCCATGTGGCGTTTTTTAAATGACAGCCGCCTATCCTCTGTACAGCAGGCGGAGCAGAAGCAGCGGATACAGTCTTTGATCTCTGATATCTCCCATCAGACGGTTACACCCATCGCAAACATTAAAATCTATGCGGAGCTTTTGAAGGAGCAGCAGGAAAAATGGAAGGCAGGAGACTGTTCTGTAAAGGAAGATATCGCTGAGGAAATTGACGCTGTCATAGACCAGGTGGATAAGCTGGATTTTCTCATTGGATCTTTGGTGAAGCTGTCACGGCTGGAGAACGGGATCCTGGAGCTGGAGCCGCACAATTGTTGTATCCGGGAGGTTTTGACTGCCATTCGCAGACAGTTTACAAAAAAAGCACAGCAGAAGGGTGTCACTCTTATAGTAGAAGATTCTGTGGAAGAGGCAGTGTTTGATCTGAAGTGGACCACAGAAGCGGTGGGAAATATTGTAGATAATGCTTTAAAATATACACCGGAGGGCGGAACGGTATGGCTGCGCGTGATCTTGTATTCCCTGTTCCTGCGCCTGGATGTGACGGATACGGGGATCGGAATTCCAGAGCAGGAACAGGCATCTGTCTTTACACGGTTTTACCGTTCCAGGACAGTATCCGGACAGCCGGGGGTGGGGATTGGGTTGTATTTTGCAAGAGAAGTGGTAAGAAGGGAAAAAGGGTATATCAAGTTGGCTTCAGAACCGGAAAAAGGGTCAACATTTTCGATTTTTTTGTACAGGGGATAA
- a CDS encoding ABC transporter ATP-binding protein yields the protein MVILQAKDLRKVYGSGESEVTALDGVNLSVEKGEFAAIVGTSGSGKSTLLHLLGGLDVPTSGSVIMDMKQLEQLSDDELTIFRRRKIGFIFQQFNLIPMLNVWENIILPLKLDNKRVDQRYIQEIIEILGLEKKCDSLPGQLSGGQQQRVSIARAMAIKPSVILADEPTGNLDSKTSQDVLGILKVTSERYCQTIVMITHNEEIAQMADRIVRIEDGKIVM from the coding sequence ATGGTAATTTTACAGGCAAAAGATTTAAGAAAAGTGTACGGCAGCGGGGAGTCGGAGGTGACAGCCCTGGACGGCGTAAACCTCTCCGTGGAAAAAGGAGAATTTGCAGCCATCGTAGGAACTTCCGGCAGCGGCAAGTCCACCCTTCTGCATCTGCTCGGCGGTCTGGATGTCCCCACAAGCGGAAGTGTGATCATGGATATGAAACAATTGGAACAACTCAGTGATGATGAACTGACAATCTTCCGAAGAAGAAAGATAGGATTTATTTTCCAGCAGTTTAATCTGATCCCTATGCTGAATGTATGGGAGAATATTATCCTGCCCCTGAAGCTGGATAATAAAAGAGTGGATCAAAGATATATCCAGGAGATCATTGAAATATTGGGATTGGAGAAGAAGTGTGACAGTCTGCCGGGACAGCTTTCAGGAGGGCAGCAGCAGAGGGTTTCAATCGCAAGGGCAATGGCGATCAAGCCTTCTGTTATTCTGGCAGATGAACCAACCGGAAACCTCGACTCCAAGACCAGTCAGGATGTGCTCGGAATCCTGAAGGTGACCAGTGAACGGTACTGTCAGACCATTGTCATGATCACACACAATGAAGAGATCGCACAGATGGCTGACCGCATTGTCCGTATTGAGGATGGGAAAATAGTTATGTGA
- a CDS encoding ABC transporter permease yields the protein MEIREKADSRLGLRHRFMKSYKKNTLALFSCFVFSITLITSLLILVHTNHRMENIQAKMLFTDSDCSINEIDSSKVKKLASDQDLVWYAVTQLDNFEYAKNSADVRLERGDNQYITLTTVVEKGRLPKSENEIVAERWTLLNMGVEPVCGQEIEIYDENAGHTEMHQLVGILSDVPSNKKYGLKTLYAPVKSGEEDNYSVFVRFQDKTDYEKKVSAVCRNLDIEKKQVKKCPGREDFQGLWLTDLKFSSVLLMITMIVFYGIFQITMMSRRSPYGILRAIGMQSGQLRRLILSELYEIFLFSIPAGGILGFAIALLISYLSGDSSQEIYLNNKRVSFAPVIPVLPIGICMIVIGLLIGLVGYFTGKKMVREPVTDLIANYGNKENKNSFPMGHFHWKKNDNRHGRAYTLFSLGNKYIFKEKKTSVFVVLTICAGVTLFTGLAYQKKIAENYREDTAEMYYLNGEYDMGTLRLDSTSDGISREAAGEIASLKEVRNLKTQSGIPVRVIDDKEVGRNEAYYEEMNEGYLTHQGYPLAGNDGKDQIYKSLIYGYNKNALAELKKYIIEGDFDENGLKDDEIILSVLRMDDARKKNPYPGSFKEGTPLMEYRAGDRIQVKYRQDFDTGNLSYEQLSDTDAQYCYKTYKVAAIVSFAYMYDCNITVYPLLITSDDQVEKLCPDSNIQRLNMDGDENLTEEGREKLERKLIRLGSQFQGISTRSMLSDIQKNETLFRKQMVYVVGIAVISFILVLINVINNLSYRMQIRTQEICMFRAIGMSVKMIRRMMIFENTVLGLCGVALAYLCSIPVLKYLYEQSDMRAFGHKYHFDYPAFFMISAMAVLLCILLAGHLSKDWKTKKIMEQMNKVE from the coding sequence ATGGAAATAAGAGAAAAAGCGGACAGCAGGCTCGGTCTGCGGCATCGCTTTATGAAAAGCTATAAAAAAAATACGCTTGCGCTGTTTTCCTGCTTTGTGTTCAGTATAACGCTCATCACATCCCTGCTGATCCTGGTCCATACGAACCACAGGATGGAAAATATCCAGGCAAAGATGCTTTTTACGGATTCTGACTGCAGCATCAATGAAATCGACAGCAGCAAAGTGAAAAAACTGGCTTCTGATCAGGACCTTGTGTGGTATGCCGTGACACAGCTTGATAATTTTGAATACGCAAAAAATTCAGCGGATGTTCGTCTGGAGCGGGGGGATAACCAGTATATAACACTGACGACTGTGGTAGAAAAAGGAAGGCTTCCAAAGTCAGAAAATGAGATCGTAGCGGAACGCTGGACACTTTTGAATATGGGGGTCGAACCGGTATGCGGACAGGAAATCGAGATATACGACGAGAATGCCGGCCATACGGAGATGCATCAATTAGTGGGAATCCTGTCGGATGTGCCGAGCAACAAAAAATACGGTCTTAAAACACTCTATGCGCCTGTAAAATCAGGGGAAGAGGATAACTATTCCGTATTTGTCCGTTTTCAGGACAAAACGGATTATGAAAAGAAAGTCAGTGCTGTCTGCAGGAATCTGGATATAGAGAAAAAGCAGGTAAAGAAATGTCCGGGCAGGGAAGATTTCCAGGGACTATGGCTGACGGATCTGAAGTTTTCCAGTGTTCTGCTGATGATCACTATGATCGTTTTTTATGGGATTTTTCAGATCACTATGATGTCACGGAGAAGTCCATACGGCATCCTAAGGGCCATAGGCATGCAGTCCGGGCAGCTTCGGCGGCTGATCCTGTCCGAATTATATGAAATTTTTCTGTTCAGTATACCCGCAGGGGGAATCCTGGGCTTTGCGATTGCGCTGCTCATTTCCTATTTGTCGGGAGACAGCAGCCAGGAAATCTATCTGAACAATAAAAGAGTATCCTTTGCGCCGGTGATCCCTGTTCTTCCCATTGGCATCTGTATGATCGTCATTGGGCTGCTGATCGGCCTTGTGGGGTATTTTACAGGGAAGAAGATGGTGCGGGAACCGGTGACGGATCTGATCGCCAATTACGGAAACAAGGAGAATAAAAATTCTTTTCCCATGGGGCATTTTCATTGGAAAAAGAATGATAACAGGCATGGAAGAGCATATACACTGTTCTCTCTTGGAAACAAATATATCTTCAAGGAGAAAAAGACCTCTGTTTTTGTTGTGCTTACCATTTGTGCCGGAGTTACCCTGTTTACCGGTCTGGCCTATCAAAAGAAAATAGCTGAAAATTACAGGGAAGATACTGCGGAAATGTATTATCTGAATGGGGAGTATGATATGGGAACGCTCCGGTTAGACAGTACATCTGACGGCATATCCAGGGAGGCTGCCGGGGAGATTGCTTCCCTTAAGGAGGTCCGTAATCTGAAGACGCAGTCAGGGATTCCTGTCCGTGTGATCGATGATAAAGAGGTAGGGCGGAATGAGGCATATTATGAGGAGATGAACGAGGGGTACCTCACACATCAGGGATATCCTCTTGCGGGGAATGATGGAAAGGATCAGATTTATAAATCCCTCATCTACGGGTATAATAAAAATGCACTGGCGGAATTAAAAAAATATATCATAGAGGGAGACTTTGATGAAAATGGGCTGAAAGACGATGAGATCATACTCTCCGTGCTGCGCATGGATGATGCCAGGAAGAAGAACCCGTATCCCGGCAGCTTTAAAGAGGGAACTCCGCTTATGGAATATCGGGCGGGAGACCGGATCCAGGTCAAGTACCGTCAGGATTTTGACACCGGGAATCTATCGTATGAGCAATTGTCAGATACGGATGCCCAGTATTGCTACAAAACATATAAAGTGGCGGCGATCGTTTCTTTCGCATATATGTATGACTGCAATATTACGGTGTATCCGCTTTTGATCACCAGTGATGACCAGGTGGAAAAGCTGTGCCCGGACAGCAACATACAGCGTTTGAACATGGACGGGGATGAGAATCTGACGGAAGAAGGCAGGGAGAAGCTGGAGAGAAAGCTGATCCGGCTGGGCAGCCAGTTTCAGGGAATCTCCACCCGCAGTATGCTGTCAGACATCCAAAAAAATGAGACGCTTTTCAGGAAACAGATGGTATATGTGGTGGGAATCGCGGTGATCTCTTTTATCTTGGTACTGATCAATGTGATAAACAATCTGAGCTATCGGATGCAGATAAGGACCCAGGAGATCTGTATGTTCCGCGCCATAGGCATGAGTGTAAAAATGATCCGCCGGATGATGATATTTGAAAATACTGTGCTGGGACTTTGTGGTGTGGCTCTGGCATATCTTTGCTCCATTCCTGTACTGAAGTATCTGTATGAGCAGTCGGATATGAGGGCATTCGGCCATAAATACCATTTTGACTATCCTGCATTTTTCATGATCTCTGCCATGGCAGTTCTTTTGTGTATCCTGTTGGCAGGCCATCTGTCAAAGGACTGGAAGACAAAAAAGATCATGGAGCAGATGAATAAGGTGGAATAG
- a CDS encoding FprA family A-type flavoprotein, which produces MHCTRKLNDSISWVGGNDRRLALFENLFPIPRGVSYNSYLITDEKTALIDTVDASISHQFLENIYSVLDGRSLDYLVINHMEPDHCANIEELLLRFPDLKIVGNAKTLTFAKQFYDMDMEGKTITVKENDSIFLGSHTLRFYFAPMVHWPEVMVTYEESEKILFSADAFGSFGALNGHLFSDEVDFDRDWLSDARRYYSNIVGKYGVQVTSALKKLSALDIRMICPLHGPVWRENLDYLLDKYSHWSSYQPEEKAVALFYASMYGDTENAADILAAGLAEAGVKNVAVYDISNTHVSTLIAESFRCSHLVIASPTYNGGIYPATLTLLHDMKALNLQNRTIGLIENGTWAPTSTKQVRTLLEEMKNMQILEPAVTIKSALKGDSMERLNELKNSILESLQNVSL; this is translated from the coding sequence ATGCACTGCACGCGAAAACTCAATGACTCGATTAGCTGGGTGGGCGGCAATGACCGCAGACTGGCACTTTTTGAAAACTTATTTCCTATACCGCGGGGTGTCTCTTACAACTCCTACCTGATCACAGATGAAAAAACTGCCTTGATCGACACTGTGGATGCCTCTATCTCCCACCAGTTCCTGGAAAATATTTACTCAGTTCTGGACGGACGTTCTCTTGACTATCTGGTCATCAATCACATGGAGCCGGATCACTGTGCCAATATCGAAGAGCTTTTGCTTCGCTTCCCGGATCTGAAAATTGTAGGAAATGCCAAAACTCTGACATTCGCAAAACAGTTTTATGATATGGATATGGAGGGCAAGACCATAACTGTCAAGGAAAATGATTCCATCTTTCTTGGGTCACATACACTTCGTTTTTATTTTGCACCTATGGTACACTGGCCGGAGGTTATGGTGACTTATGAGGAGAGCGAAAAAATCCTCTTCTCCGCAGATGCCTTTGGAAGCTTCGGGGCACTGAACGGTCATCTCTTCAGCGATGAGGTTGACTTTGACAGAGACTGGCTGTCCGATGCACGCCGGTATTACAGCAATATTGTGGGAAAATACGGCGTTCAGGTCACATCCGCACTGAAAAAGCTGTCCGCGCTTGACATCCGCATGATCTGCCCTCTGCACGGCCCAGTCTGGAGAGAAAACCTGGATTATCTTCTGGATAAATATTCACATTGGAGCAGCTATCAGCCGGAAGAAAAGGCTGTCGCACTGTTTTACGCCTCCATGTACGGAGATACAGAGAACGCTGCCGATATTCTGGCTGCTGGTCTGGCTGAAGCAGGCGTAAAAAACGTTGCCGTCTACGATATATCCAATACGCATGTTTCCACACTGATCGCAGAGTCCTTCCGCTGCAGCCATCTGGTCATTGCCTCCCCCACTTACAACGGCGGCATATATCCGGCCACACTCACTCTGCTGCATGATATGAAAGCGCTGAATCTTCAGAACCGGACCATCGGACTGATCGAAAACGGCACCTGGGCGCCAACCAGCACAAAGCAGGTGAGAACACTGCTGGAAGAAATGAAAAATATGCAGATCCTGGAACCGGCGGTCACCATCAAATCCGCTCTGAAGGGAGATTCCATGGAACGTCTGAACGAACTGAAAAACAGCATTCTGGAATCCCTCCAAAACGTTTCCCTATAA
- the ahpC gene encoding alkyl hydroperoxide reductase subunit C, with the protein MSLINKEIGDFTVQAYAGGEFKTVTKADVLGKWSVFFFYPADFTFVCPTELEDLADKYQEFKGIGCEIYSVSCDSHFVHKAWHDASKTIKKITYPMLADPTGALARDFEVMIEADGMAERGSFIVNPEGKIVAYEVIAGNVGRNADELFRRVQASQFVAEHGDQVCPAKWKPGAETLKPSLDLVGLI; encoded by the coding sequence ATGTCATTGATAAACAAAGAAATTGGAGATTTTACAGTTCAGGCCTATGCAGGCGGAGAGTTTAAAACAGTAACAAAAGCAGATGTGCTTGGAAAGTGGAGTGTGTTCTTCTTCTATCCTGCGGATTTTACTTTTGTGTGCCCCACAGAACTGGAAGATCTGGCTGATAAATACCAGGAATTCAAAGGTATCGGATGCGAGATTTACAGTGTATCCTGTGATTCACATTTTGTGCACAAAGCATGGCACGATGCATCCAAGACCATTAAAAAAATCACCTATCCCATGCTGGCAGACCCCACCGGCGCTCTGGCAAGGGATTTTGAAGTGATGATCGAAGCCGATGGTATGGCTGAGCGGGGGAGCTTCATTGTGAACCCGGAAGGAAAAATCGTGGCCTATGAAGTGATCGCGGGCAATGTGGGAAGGAATGCGGATGAACTGTTCCGCCGCGTTCAGGCATCCCAGTTTGTAGCAGAACACGGAGACCAGGTTTGCCCGGCAAAGTGGAAGCCGGGAGCAGAGACGCTGAAGCCAAGCCTTGATCTGGTTGGCTTGATTTAG
- a CDS encoding FAD-dependent oxidoreductase encodes MDTEKNLYDLVIIGGGPAGLSAALYMARAKYRVLVLEKAEIGGQITITSEIVNYPGVEKTSGKELTENMFRQAQNFGAEFAPAEVLDMKLDSEIKTLYTTKGEYRSLGVLLATGANPRKLGFKGEREFQGRGVAYCATCDGEFFSGLEVFVIGGGFAAVEEAMFLTKYARKVTIVVRKKEFSCARTVSDRLKEFGTIRVLFETELLEVGGQDMVSYARFRNNRTQEEWVHEAGEDPGFGVFVFAGYVPNTDWIGDEVEKDAKGYLITDHDQKTNLDGIYAAGDVCVKNLRQVVTAVSDGAAAATALEKAVSELHTKLGIPELVSERRLHQAKKAEPSAETKKRTEGKAEGFLSDTVREQLEGIFAKFSQPVMLKAWLNEEPLSGEITGFLRELEGMTDMLTWEEAKDVENAESRILPSIEVCYPDGVSSGIEFHGVPGGHEFNSFIIALYNVAGPGQEIRQEIREQLEALDHPVNLKVLVSLSCTMCPETVMSAQKAAAVSKYVEAEMFDLAHFPQLKEKYKVMSVPCLILNDEKVFFGKKGIGDIAEILNSN; translated from the coding sequence ATGGATACAGAAAAGAATCTATATGATCTTGTGATCATAGGCGGCGGCCCGGCGGGTCTTTCAGCAGCCCTTTACATGGCACGTGCAAAGTACAGGGTCTTGGTTCTGGAAAAGGCAGAGATCGGCGGACAGATCACCATAACCTCAGAGATTGTAAATTATCCGGGAGTGGAGAAGACCAGCGGAAAAGAGCTGACAGAGAATATGTTCCGTCAGGCCCAGAATTTCGGTGCCGAGTTCGCACCCGCAGAGGTGCTGGATATGAAGCTTGACAGTGAGATCAAGACTCTCTATACCACAAAAGGAGAATATAGGTCTCTGGGAGTGCTGCTGGCAACCGGCGCAAATCCCCGTAAATTGGGATTTAAGGGTGAGCGGGAGTTTCAGGGAAGAGGTGTCGCCTACTGTGCCACCTGCGACGGGGAATTCTTTTCCGGGCTGGAGGTCTTTGTCATCGGAGGCGGATTTGCCGCTGTGGAGGAAGCTATGTTTCTGACAAAATACGCCAGGAAGGTGACCATAGTTGTGCGGAAGAAAGAATTTTCCTGTGCCAGGACAGTCTCTGACCGGCTGAAAGAATTCGGGACGATCCGGGTACTTTTCGAGACGGAGCTTTTGGAGGTGGGCGGTCAGGATATGGTGTCTTATGCCAGATTCAGAAATAACCGTACACAGGAAGAGTGGGTTCATGAAGCAGGGGAGGATCCGGGCTTCGGTGTTTTTGTGTTTGCCGGGTATGTGCCCAATACGGACTGGATCGGGGATGAAGTGGAAAAGGACGCTAAGGGTTATCTGATCACAGACCACGACCAGAAGACAAATCTGGACGGAATCTACGCGGCAGGAGACGTGTGTGTGAAAAATCTACGTCAGGTTGTGACCGCTGTTTCGGACGGAGCTGCCGCGGCAACTGCCCTTGAAAAAGCAGTGTCTGAGCTTCACACAAAGTTGGGAATCCCTGAATTGGTATCAGAGAGAAGGCTGCACCAGGCAAAAAAGGCGGAGCCTTCGGCAGAGACGAAGAAAAGAACGGAGGGAAAGGCGGAAGGATTTTTAAGCGATACCGTCAGGGAACAGCTCGAGGGTATATTTGCAAAATTCAGTCAGCCTGTGATGCTAAAGGCTTGGCTGAATGAAGAGCCTTTGTCCGGAGAGATCACCGGATTTTTGCGGGAATTAGAAGGAATGACGGATATGCTGACCTGGGAAGAAGCAAAAGATGTGGAAAACGCAGAAAGCCGCATTCTGCCATCTATTGAAGTGTGTTATCCTGACGGTGTAAGCAGCGGCATAGAGTTTCATGGGGTGCCGGGAGGACATGAGTTTAATTCCTTTATCATAGCCCTTTACAATGTGGCCGGACCGGGACAGGAGATCCGGCAGGAGATCAGAGAGCAGTTGGAAGCCCTGGATCATCCGGTCAATCTAAAGGTATTGGTTTCCCTGTCCTGTACCATGTGCCCGGAAACGGTCATGTCTGCACAGAAGGCAGCCGCCGTTTCCAAATACGTGGAGGCGGAAATGTTTGATCTTGCCCATTTCCCGCAGTTGAAAGAAAAGTATAAAGTGATGAGTGTTCCCTGTTTGATCCTCAATGATGAGAAGGTGTTTTTCGGCAAAAAAGGAATTGGGGATATCGCCGAAATCCTGAACAGTAATTAA
- a CDS encoding bifunctional diguanylate cyclase/phosphodiesterase, with amino-acid sequence MPNLIKEAMFSAGVFLDLLSETTDDYLYMWDIQNGTFYVSENAYDDFGIDRSIENDVLTIWGSVMVAEDLKLWLEDLQLIQAGVKDYHDMEYRVYRKTGQIIWVSCRGKVKTDEQNRPLFMIGRISNIGKQNKFDNVTGLMNRNQFEHDVCQILKCGKRMQGVMVVLDIDNFKNINEKYSYAFGDRALNMISTRIQELLPPGCQMYRLDGDEFAFLMEGGTREIIQEIYENIQMFVANHFTVDEQSLLISISAGACVIPEDGRTYQKLFRHAENAVEIAKMNGKNQLVFFSREMYNRRRKIMELQESLHACVNNGCSEFELFYQPQIDTSTQKVIGAEALLRWHSPKHGEVSPIEFIPLLEENHLIIQVGKWVLEEGAKQCLEWQKYDPDFTMSINVSYVQLKENALLEYLKNEHVPKVSAKNLILELTESCWVPNLHFLNQEFRDMHEMGYGIAIDDFGTGYSSLSHLKELPANVIKIDRSFIKGLSKGSYEYIFLEYIVKLAHIIHLKVCVEGVETKEEFDTVMQASPDYIQGYLFGRPVCAREFERLYFAPTQER; translated from the coding sequence ATGCCTAATTTGATCAAAGAAGCAATGTTTTCTGCCGGTGTATTTCTGGACCTGCTGTCTGAGACAACGGATGATTACCTTTATATGTGGGACATTCAGAACGGGACTTTTTACGTATCGGAAAACGCTTATGATGATTTTGGTATTGACCGCAGCATAGAGAACGATGTGCTGACCATATGGGGAAGTGTTATGGTGGCCGAAGACTTGAAGCTCTGGCTTGAAGATCTGCAGCTAATCCAGGCCGGCGTCAAGGATTATCATGATATGGAGTACAGAGTCTACAGAAAGACAGGCCAGATCATATGGGTGTCCTGCAGGGGCAAGGTGAAGACCGATGAACAGAACCGTCCCCTTTTTATGATAGGCAGGATTTCCAATATTGGCAAGCAGAACAAATTTGATAACGTCACTGGGCTGATGAACAGAAACCAGTTTGAGCATGATGTCTGCCAGATCCTGAAATGCGGAAAGCGTATGCAGGGTGTTATGGTGGTACTGGATATTGACAATTTTAAAAATATCAATGAGAAGTACAGCTATGCCTTTGGAGACAGGGCTTTGAATATGATTTCCACACGAATCCAAGAGCTGCTCCCTCCGGGATGTCAGATGTATCGTCTGGACGGTGATGAGTTTGCCTTTCTGATGGAGGGCGGTACCAGAGAGATCATTCAGGAGATCTATGAAAATATACAGATGTTTGTGGCCAATCATTTCACAGTGGATGAGCAGTCGCTGCTGATATCCATCTCAGCAGGTGCCTGTGTGATCCCGGAAGACGGAAGAACTTATCAGAAATTATTCAGACATGCGGAAAATGCAGTGGAGATCGCAAAGATGAACGGAAAGAACCAGCTTGTGTTCTTTTCCAGAGAAATGTACAACAGAAGGCGGAAGATCATGGAGCTGCAGGAGAGCCTGCACGCCTGTGTGAATAACGGGTGCAGTGAATTTGAGCTGTTCTATCAACCCCAGATCGACACTTCTACCCAGAAGGTTATCGGGGCGGAGGCTCTGCTGCGCTGGCATTCTCCAAAGCATGGGGAGGTTTCTCCTATTGAATTTATTCCTCTTTTGGAGGAGAATCACCTGATCATCCAGGTTGGAAAATGGGTTCTGGAGGAGGGCGCCAAGCAATGTCTGGAGTGGCAGAAATATGACCCTGATTTTACTATGAGCATCAATGTTTCCTATGTCCAGTTAAAAGAAAATGCCCTGTTGGAATATCTTAAAAATGAGCACGTGCCAAAAGTGTCCGCAAAGAATCTCATTCTGGAACTGACAGAGAGCTGCTGGGTGCCAAATCTTCATTTTCTGAACCAGGAGTTTAGGGATATGCATGAGATGGGGTACGGAATTGCCATAGATGATTTTGGAACCGGGTATTCCTCCCTGAGCCATCTAAAGGAACTCCCTGCAAATGTCATCAAGATAGACCGCAGTTTTATCAAGGGACTCAGCAAAGGCAGCTATGAGTACATATTTCTGGAATATATTGTAAAACTGGCGCATATCATTCACCTAAAAGTCTGTGTGGAGGGTGTGGAGACGAAAGAGGAATTTGATACGGTTATGCAGGCTTCCCCGGACTATATACAGGGGTATTTATTCGGACGGCCGGTATGTGCCCGTGAATTTGAACGCCTTTATTTTGCCCCGACTCAAGAGAGATGA
- a CDS encoding ABC transporter substrate-binding protein produces MKKRKQPLLLAVTLMGSCTLVGCGERNTVTNYQDLPEDITSITFFGNKYEPENVTVIEEIISGFMDENPDIRVSYESLKGNEYFEALRKRMDAGKGDDVFMVNHDIVLELEEEGKLAELSELDIITDYTDTMLSQMEDQGDIYWVPTTVSAFGLYCNQTLLRDHEQEIPENLAQWEQICEHFVEEGITPVIANNDISLKTLAIGKGFYYTYQEDSQREVFAQLNEGQEMLSKYLYPGFSLAEEFIEKGYVSAADTLKTNKTSDDLDEFARGESPFMLTGAWAAGRVKSMVPDLEFEVVPYPVLEDGSLLVINADTRLSVNADSEHMAASLKFVEYFTRPDNVQKFADQQSSFNPLNNGSPSSVQEIQPLVSCYQSGRTVIGTDGLLELPIWEWTKEVSVKLLSGEKLDSAMEWLDEENKKERGMR; encoded by the coding sequence ATGAAAAAAAGAAAACAGCCGCTGCTACTGGCAGTGACTTTGATGGGTAGCTGTACGCTTGTGGGATGCGGTGAGAGGAATACAGTGACAAACTATCAGGATCTGCCGGAGGATATCACTTCCATAACCTTTTTCGGCAACAAATACGAACCTGAAAATGTCACTGTGATCGAAGAGATAATATCCGGATTCATGGATGAGAATCCGGATATTCGTGTGTCCTATGAGAGCCTGAAGGGAAATGAATATTTCGAGGCTCTCCGTAAGAGAATGGATGCCGGTAAAGGTGATGATGTCTTTATGGTGAATCACGATATTGTGCTGGAACTGGAAGAAGAGGGGAAACTGGCGGAGCTTTCAGAGTTGGATATTATTACGGACTATACAGATACCATGCTGAGTCAGATGGAGGATCAGGGGGATATTTACTGGGTGCCCACCACAGTGTCCGCCTTTGGTCTGTATTGCAATCAGACACTGCTGAGAGATCATGAGCAGGAGATTCCCGAGAACCTGGCCCAGTGGGAACAGATCTGTGAGCATTTTGTAGAAGAGGGAATCACCCCTGTGATAGCCAATAATGATATTTCGCTGAAAACATTGGCAATCGGAAAAGGGTTCTATTATACATATCAGGAGGATAGTCAGAGGGAAGTGTTTGCACAGCTCAATGAGGGACAAGAAATGCTGAGCAAATATCTGTACCCCGGTTTTTCTCTGGCTGAGGAGTTTATCGAAAAGGGATATGTCAGCGCCGCGGACACATTAAAAACGAATAAGACCTCAGATGATTTAGATGAATTTGCCAGGGGAGAGTCCCCTTTTATGCTGACCGGAGCCTGGGCTGCGGGAAGGGTAAAGAGTATGGTGCCGGATCTTGAGTTTGAGGTGGTTCCGTATCCGGTGCTGGAAGACGGTTCCCTTTTGGTCATCAATGCAGATACCAGGCTGAGTGTAAACGCTGACAGTGAACACATGGCAGCATCATTAAAATTCGTGGAATACTTCACCAGACCTGATAACGTCCAGAAATTCGCGGACCAGCAGTCTTCCTTTAATCCTCTGAACAACGGAAGCCCTTCTTCTGTCCAGGAAATCCAACCGTTGGTATCCTGTTACCAGTCAGGAAGAACTGTGATCGGAACGGACGGCCTGCTGGAACTTCCCATATGGGAATGGACAAAAGAGGTTTCAGTTAAACTGCTTTCCGGTGAGAAACTGGATTCTGCAATGGAATGGCTGGATGAAGAAAATAAAAAGGAAAGGGGTATGCGGTGA